The Leishmania braziliensis MHOM/BR/75/M2904 complete genome, chromosome 28 region ctgtccgTTACGTTCTTTTCTAACTTGGACGTGTAACAAAGTGCGTCTACGCGCCGACATAAAACAACGCGAAATGGGGTGTCGCTCCTGtcattttctttctcctctacCCACTTGCCCTAGTTTTCGTGTACAAGAATTTACCCTTCAACGCGGGCACGCGTGCAAAGTGCTCTGCTTGCTCCTCCATGGTCCGTCTCTACTTCAACGCCGTGATTAGGGATGGCGGCACtgtcctccgccttctcACGTACCTCTCCTTCTGTAGGATGTGAGTTATTGCCCCCGTGGCTGGGTGTGCGCGCTTTCAGGTGTCCTCTCCCCGCAGCCCCATGGACGCATGGGCAGCGCTTACTCGCCAACTTACGTATTCCTTAACCTACCCGGACAACGGCGCCGTCTTCAATTCTCCTCTCCTGTAATCTCTTCCTCACCCTGTGATCGGCTAATGTGAAGGAAATCACAATCTGGGCGGCTTgtcgtacacacgcacacacacacacacacttgtcTGTTTAGGAcgtggtgagagagagaccctTCACGCCTTGCACAGATTTTTCAAGCAACACCTGAGGTTGATAGTGCCCACGCGCGTAAGACTGCCACCCGATCTCCTACATTGTCTactccctctcgctctcaccCACCCagtcctttttttcccctttgaAGTGTGTGGGTCGCATCTCGATCGTTGCGCACCTCCTTTCCTGccccttttcttcgctgGTGCCATTGTTGCTGTGGCTCTGTGAGTTTGTGCGACGAGTCTCGCCACACAAACTTCGCGCGCTCGTCGACTGTTTACGGTTATTTTCCTGCTCGactcttctttctctccttctatCTCACGCGTCGACGGACTTCGCATTGCAGCAGTTCACTATTGCCACCACCTATCCATTCCACTTGTTCGTCGaccaccccctcctttcctccatTGGTTGCCGTTCACTTTCTTGGTTGGGTTGAGCTCGTGGGTATCCGTCTCTGTGTATGCTCGCGCTGCCTCCTTGTTTGTGTAGTGATCTTGTGTTTGATTGTAGTCGCCGCGTACCAGTCGAGCAATGAACTCCGCGACATCGTCACCGCCGTGTTCCTCAGCGCCACCTGAGGGTCATGTGGCAGCAGAAGCATCGGAGTCAAATATTTATACAGCCCAACCGCGGTGGTCGCACGATGACGATGATAGTGTGAGCGTGGTGCAAAGCACACACGACTACACACAACGCATCTTCAAGACCAAGCCTCAGAGTGCGCAGTGGGTGCGAGGGTTGGCAGAGGATGGCGAGGAAGACTATCCCACCGGTGGCTTTCGGCGGCGCCGAGCTAACATACACAAGTGGGAGGAGCTTGACGACACCCTTGACGAAGCGTTACAAGTCACCGCCCACGCGGAAACATGGCGTCGTCAATGGTTGCTTTACCCCAACATCCTTGCAATAGCCTACCTGTGCTTGATCTTCGTGCGTATGATGAAGGGACTCCATCGCTCTTACCGGCTCGATTACCCCACCACGCCGTGGCAGCTGGAACTGTACGGGCGCCGGTACGGCGAGAACGGTGTCTCCTTCCTGatgcgcgtctgtgtgccACTGGCGATCCCGCACGCGGTGGGGGCAGCGTACACGCTGAGTCTAACGTACATTATTGGTGGGGCAGCACGCAGATTCACTGCCCTGTGCGGCGTTGgcttgtcgctgctgtccatGGGCGCGCTCTTCACGCAGAGCTCGCTGCTGTTCGCATGTTGTGGCATCTCGCCCTACAGTCAACGGTGGGAGTGCGACTTGCCATTTGTCCTCCACCACGTCTGCAGCGCCATTCGGGTGCTGTGCCCGCTGCTAGCGGTGTGGTGTGTGGCTCCGGTGCTGGACCAGCTGCGGGGCTGTGGCTACCGGTGGCGGTGCGTTCTCGCCGTGCCCTGCGTCATGGCCTTAGCCTGCCTGGCCAGTTCCCTGTACGATGAGGTGCCCTCGCACAGAATGTTGGATTTGGCGCACATTTCGGTGCTCATCGCCTGGCCTCTGTTCGTCAAGTCATGTTGGAAGCAGAAACGCTTTGTAGCGGTGGTTACGACGGAGAAGCCGCACGAGAAGTAAAGGATGAAAGGTGATGAGGGTACGTGTGGGTGAACAACACACCAACGTGGAGGTGCAAGCTTCAACATCGTGCTACCCATAACGGGCAGGGAGGGTGCCCGTGGTGATGAGAAGGAGGGTAGATGAAGAGGTTCAGAACGgtagaagaagagcgaaagaCCCCCTCAGGCTCGTCCCCAGTGCCCAGcagccctctcccctcactctGTGCATGAGTATGGTCATGTGTTCGACCAAtgcctctttttcgttgtttGTGGATTCTACACACCCGCTCCTCTCCGGTCCACTGTCTGTGTCAGTGACCGTGTGGtcgtcacacacacccgcgcgCTTCATCTGAGAAAATGGATAATGAAAGAGAAAtcagcgcgcacacacccacgatGGCGCCGCCATCTGGGATGCGTACAACGGAGTGCGTCCCCGTGCGgatggtgtgcgtgcgctcaTCTCCCCTGCAGTCTGCGTCTGTTATAGAGAATTgcgacgaggaagggaggcaagaaagggggaaagaaacccacgttttcttttttcggATCCACTTCCGCTCGCACTTTGCATCACCATTGAGCGCCTCCGCAATGCACCTGAGGCCACAGCGATGCAGACAGCGATTCAGTGCGCCAGTCAAGCACGATTCCGGTACTCGAACACACAagtgcctcccctccctcccccgtctatgtgtctcgctctctttcatGTCTTCTCGGCCTTCgtcgccccctcctccccccacccacccacccccgaACGCTTCGCCCGCGCCAGGAAATCGTcgcgaagaagaagggcgggGACGACTTCAAAAGTacagcgcacacgcaaaaTCCGCCTCTTGGGAGGCGTTGGTAAACCTCTAaaccccctctcctcattccccatctcttttcccctctccggcgctttcctcttcgccatGTCGTCTTCCATGATTCCACTGGGCGCGACTGCGCAACGGGTAAAGATGCTTGAGTGCGGCCCCTGTGCACTCCGCTCAGCGATGCGGAGGGCCGGTCGGGGGGGCTGgacaccgccgctggcagACCTTGCTGTGGACATTGTGGCCGGCGCCCTCACTCTCACCAGCGCAACCGAGGTTCTCGTCCCCGCCTCACTCGTGCACTATGTGGAGTCCTGCAGGGCGGAGGCAACACGGACTGCCCGCAGCGCGCTGACACAGCAGCCATGGCGAGCGTGGGACGTGGCACTCGAGGAACAGCGCCTGGTGACCCTGGTCGCGGCCCGGGACGTGGCCCACTTCGTGAGCAGCGACTGCTACGGTGGCGCATACCGCACTTTATGTGTCCCCGTTCCGGCTGGACCTCTTGTGGCACAGCTCGACTTCGGCATCCCTGTGGACACGTTTTATGCAGAGGTGCTGCCAGGGGTGCTGGACGCGGTCGATGCCAACGGTCGTGTTCGGTGGCGCGCTTGGATGCGGTCGGCTCTTACGTGTGCGTACGAAGGCACGCACGTACCACCGATCCGCACTGCAGAGTACACGAGTCAGCTGCTTCGGCAGAGAGGCGGGTGCGAGAGCGTGATGTGGGAGGCTGCCATGACAGGCCTGACCCCTCGCTGGTTGGAGACGGCGTCCAAGACGGCTTTAGCGGTAGGCGTGCCACCAGGGTCACTGGCATTGGCACTCCCGGAGGAGTCTAGCTGCACCGCACGACTCTTGGCCAAGTCTGTCGAGGTTGGCGTCGTGGCATGGGCCACGTGTGCGGTTGTTGACAGTCCTCTCTACCCTCACGCATCCCCCCTGGCCTCTCCGCAGTCCGTGCAGCTCTTCGCGACGGGCTGGAACGATGTATCTGCAACTGAGCCACCAACGTGCGATGGCGACGACAACGCGTTTGAGGCTGCGGAGGAGAGTCTGGTGCAGTGCCTCGGTTTTGTGGACGCGGTCAGGGAGCGCGTCACAGCTCTCCTGCGCATCGACGCACGCGAGAAAGACTCCAAGACTCAGGTGTGTTACccaagcacacgcaccggCAGCTAGTCAAAGACAGCGGTGAATGCGGCGTCATGCGGTGCGGCGTATAAAGCTCGGTAAACTACAGgaccttctcttcttcacgAACGGCACCTGCCCTACTTACCCTCGCATTGTGTCTCCCTTTCACCCCTGCCATTGATGATGATCAttcgctgcctccgccgcgctgTCACGGGGCCGCCTGCATGGCACTTCAGTCTTCACAGCTAGAGGCGCTGCCGAGAATGCGCTGCATGTTTTTCTTTCGTGTGTCTGCTGTATTCATGCTGGCCGATGGCGCGGCAGTTGTACATTGACTGGAGGAAAAGGGTGTCTAAGTAACCCGCGTCGCAGACAACCGAAAAACTGGTCTGTGCTCGTTTCTGTGCGCGCATCCGATGCTCTtaggaagggggggagggcgacgtGAGATGGTGGCTGACTGGCCTCGTGGCAGGACACCTCAAGGGCTTACGACcagcccctcctcccgcccTTGCACCCACTCGCGCATCTCCAGTAGAGGTCGCTTCATGCTGTACGCCGCGTAGCGACGGGCGACGCGCACCGCGTGCGCGGACCCCTTGccgccctcttttctctgctttcTCGACTGCACTcgttcctcctcttctctcacctGCGCATctccttgtctctctctcttcctccttcgtCCACCTGCGACCACATTCATGTCCTCTACAGCAACAAATTACCCGTGCCATTAAGGAAGAGTGTGCACTTGCGTCTTAGAAGCCGTGTGCTTGCGGAGGCGTCTGTGCgtctggtggtggtggtgggggagagtCGCTGCGTCAACGCAACCATAATCCCCTTGtgggcagtggtggcgctcTATTGCGTTTACTTGACGGCAAAGGCCCTTTTGCGTCTGCACTTTTCCACCTCCGCGGCTTCCCGAAGTAGTAAAAGGATGTTCACGAAGAAGCGCGCGGCCATCCACAATGTGTGCCACAACGCCGGCAGCTCCACCGGTTCCAGCGCAGGCGTTGTTACACGCAAAGACATCGGCTGCGGCATCGTGGACTGCCCTCTTTGCACCAAGACTGCTGTCGCAGGGGTTAGGGGTCCGTGCATTCTCCCGACGGCCGCCATCATCATCCCCGACACAAACATTGTGCTGCACAACATGAACGCCATGGAGGATCGTCGCGTGCAGAACATTATTCTCCTCACTACCGTCATGAGCGAGGTGCAGAACCGCAACAAAGCCATGTATGCGCGGCTGCAACTCCTCCTCGGGGATAAGAAGAAGCAGTGCTTCGTCTTCGCGAACGACCGGCATGAGCAGACGCACTGCATGCGCAAGGAGGGGGAGTCACCCAACGACTTCAACGATCGCGCGATTCGAGTGGCGGCGCAGTGGTACGCGCGGCACGTGGTAGCCGCCTTCCCGGGCACAGCGGACTTATCGACGTCCGGCGTGATTGTCGTCTCGCACGATCAGGCCTTCAAGCAGGCCATGAACGCgtcggaggaggcgcagagggtGAGCAACCTGCGCTGCGTATCGCTGCGTGACTACATAAAGCTGAACGTTGCCAGCGACTCGGACTTGCTGGAGAAGATTCAGTCCGAGGAGCCGGAAGGGATGAAAGAGTCGCCGTCGACGCGGCAGCTCTTCACGCCGTACCTCAGCATGACCGCCCTGAACGCCGGTGTGCAAGACGGGAGTCTGTACAAAGGAAAGCTGCGCGTCAGTGAGACAAGCTGCTTCTTTGGCGAGATACGCGGCAAGTTTGAGCGCCACAACTTCCAGCGGATTCTCATACAGGGCCGTGCCAATATGAACCGCGCGATTCATGACGACATCGTGGCAGTGCAGCTACTGCCCGTGTCGAGCTGGCGTGGCCCCAAAGGCTCAGCGCCCTTATCAGAGTCTGTGAGCGAAGATGATGCCATCGCAGCCCGCTTCAGTCCTGCCGGCAAGGTGGTGGGCCTACTCTCCTCTAACCGCCGGCCGTTCTGCGGCAGCCTCGATGAGACTGAGCTCGAGCGGGTCAAGGCGAACAAGTCTGGTAATGTCTCCATCCTGTTTCAGCCCAAGAATAACCGAATCCCGCGCATTCGTATCAGCACCCGCCATGTGCAGGACTTGATGGACAAGCGTCTTAGCGTTGTGATTGACGACTGGCCCTTGTACAGCAGCTTTCCAGTTGGGCACTACGTCGAGGTCCTCGGGAAGATCGGCGATCGCGACACGGAGGCGACAGTGATTCTCTTGGAGAATGATGTCCCGCACTACGACTTCAGCGAGGCTGTCCACGACTGCCTCCCAAAGGGGCAGTGGGCTGTGAccaaggacgaggaggcgaagcggctGGACTTGCGCGACTTGTGCATTGTGAGCGTCGACCCGCTGGGCTGCCGCGATATTGATGatgcgctgcactgccgtgcCGTGAATGGCAACCACCTCGAGGTGGGTGTGCACATTGCGGATGTCACGCACTTTCTGCCCGGGGGCACGGCCAtggacgaggaggccgcaaagcgcagcacgagcgtgTACTTGGTGGACCGGCGCATCAACatgctgccacagctgctgaCGGAGAACCTCTGCTCGCTAGTGGAGGCTGAGGACCGCTACGCCTTTTCGATTCTCTGGGAATTCGATGAGAACCTGAACGTGGTGCGCGATTGGTTTGGCAAGACAATCATCCGCTCACGCGGTGCCCTCTACTACGGCGATGCTCAGCGCATGATCGACAATCCGGCTGACACCTCCGATATTGCCGTCTCGCTGCGCGAGCTGATGCGGCTCAGCAAGCACTTCAAGGCGCAGCGCGAGAAGGATGGCGCCCTCTTTCTGGCGTCGCAGGAGTTCAAGTTCAAGGTGGACAACGAGCATGTCAATCCAACCGACATGCAGATGTACCAAACCTTCGAGGCGAACTCGATGATCGAAGAATGGATGCTGTACGCCAACGCGGCGGTAGCGACGAAGGTGTATGAGTCCTACCCCCAGTgggcactgctgcgccgccacgagCGACCTGCTGAAGGCGCGTTCGACACGCTGAATGACGCTTTGTTCGGCAAACTGCACGTACGCCTCGACGACACTACCTCACTGACGCTAAACACGTCCCTCGACAAGTGCGAGGACCCACGGGACCCATACTTCAACAGACTCATTCGAATCCTAACAACACGATGTCTGCGACAGGCGCAGTACTTCTCCAGCGGTGGCATCCCCAAGGACGAGTTTTGCCACTTTGGACTTGCCATGCCCATCTACACCCACTTCACGTCCCCAATCCGCCGCTACGCCGATGTCATCGTCCATCGCCAGCTGGCGGCCGCTATCGGCGTCGCCAGCGTGAGTGAGGAGCAAATGAACGCGGGGCGGATGAAGACTATCGCAGAAAACCTCAACTACCGCCacgagcaggcgcagcgagcGGGCCGGGACTCGCAG contains the following coding sequences:
- a CDS encoding putative rrp44p homologue; the encoded protein is MNAMEDRRVQNIILLTTVMSEVQNRNKAMYARLQLLLGDKKKQCFVFANDRHEQTHCMRKEGESPNDFNDRAIRVAAQWYARHVVAAFPGTADLSTSGVIVVSHDQAFKQAMNASEEAQRVSNLRCVSLRDYIKLNVASDSDLLEKIQSEEPEGMKESPSTRQLFTPYLSMTALNAGVQDGSLYKGKLRVSETSCFFGEIRGKFERHNFQRILIQGRANMNRAIHDDIVAVQLLPVSSWRGPKGSAPLSESVSEDDAIAARFSPAGKVVGLLSSNRRPFCGSLDETELERVKANKSGNVSILFQPKNNRIPRIRISTRHVQDLMDKRLSVVIDDWPLYSSFPVGHYVEVLGKIGDRDTEATVILLENDVPHYDFSEAVHDCLPKGQWAVTKDEEAKRLDLRDLCIVSVDPLGCRDIDDALHCRAVNGNHLEVGVHIADVTHFLPGGTAMDEEAAKRSTSVYLVDRRINMLPQLLTENLCSLVEAEDRYAFSILWEFDENLNVVRDWFGKTIIRSRGALYYGDAQRMIDNPADTSDIAVSLRELMRLSKHFKAQREKDGALFLASQEFKFKVDNEHVNPTDMQMYQTFEANSMIEEWMLYANAAVATKVYESYPQWALLRRHERPAEGAFDTLNDALFGKLHVRLDDTTSLTLNTSLDKCEDPRDPYFNRLIRILTTRCLRQAQYFSSGGIPKDEFCHFGLAMPIYTHFTSPIRRYADVIVHRQLAAAIGVASVSEEQMNAGRMKTIAENLNYRHEQAQRAGRDSQNLFTGFYLRNFEDGKIPDEEGYVVRVSETHVFVLVPKYGQESRIPREQLQTVPGLLDKVKVGIQLKRQGDVMRTKLVFRLIGMMRDGEEGGVLVADDEAYDIIEDGEEAAEDAQKAARGTSRACVAAGGSGIEALEPALKRAKAEGVETALPTSL